AACGGCTGGGCCTTCGTCCCGCCTGGCCCTTTCCGTGAAAAATACGTGCCCGATCCGGACTTCACGTTTCGTTTGTGGGCTGGGTTGACTCACGGTCACGGAGGAAGCAGTTCTGTAAAAAGAAATACAGCAGCACGGGCTCTCCTCACCTCAAAAAAAAAAGCACGGGCTCTCCTCCTCGATGCCTACGACAAcggcgccggcgccaccacctCGCGCGGCCGCGCGGCCGGTATTCTTCCCCGGCCGTATCCCGAGCCACCACGCGCCTCCTCCCCTGCCGCTCCGCCGCCATGCCGGGACGGCGTACTGGGCCTTGCCGGACGCCGAGGACCAGCGGGTCAATGCCGCCGCCCACTCCGGCCTCCACCACACCAGCCCGAACCATTGCTCGTGGGCGCGTGGGGATGGAGAACCCCAACGGCCACGCGGAAGCTGAAGCGGGGGCAGGTCTGGGCAGCGACCCGTCCAGGCTCCCCCACCGTCGCCCTTGGACGCCGTGGAGGCGGGTCTGGGCAGCGACCCGGCCGAGGTTCTCCCACCGCCACCCCCGCATCTCCCGGGGGGCGCCCCTTACGACAGGGCGCAGACAGCCAGCGGATCCGCGTACGGGACCTCCGGCGAGGCAACGGGCTACCAGGCCGCGGGGGCCACGgaggacggcgccgccgccgtcgagaTGGCCGATCCCATGGTTCCCTAGCAGTCGTATGAGGATGGTAATGTTGCTGAGGCAGAAGCCTTCTCTATCTGGTTTCGTTGCCTGCCTGCTACTTTGTTGCTAATAGGTTGTTGCTTTCAGTGGAAGAGGCTAGGTTAATTATGGGATGTTGTCACCTTGGATTGCTTAGACGTCGATGCTTGGACCGCACTTATTGAAGAGACGGAGAGGATTGCTGAGGTGAAATTGAAATTGTTGCCTTACCATACAGTGCATTGTTCTCCTTTTTGCAACTTGCTGTATGGATGTGTCATAATTTTCAGCAGCTTATCCTCTTTTTGTGCCCACATGCGTTACATATTCCTGTGGTCATATGCAATCGATCTGTATCTTGTGGACCACAAAGTTATGCCAATCTTTGTTATGCATGGATGGTCACTCGCTCCCTTGTTTTTGTTTAGCACATTTTCTTTCTACATTTCTCTGTCTTGTAGGATCCCAGTATATTTTCTTTTTGACTTCATGGGCCTTGTTCCCTGTAGTAGTTTCATCATTGTCCTACTGTAGTCTTGTCAATCTGTCCTTATTCGTGTTCTAATGGACAACACTAGATATAAATTTGTTCTGTTTGGTTAACAAAATAAAATGGATTTTTAATGATAAACAAATTTATGCTAATGGCATATTTTTGTGTATTCCTGGTCAGAGCGACATATTAAAAATACGGAAAGTGTATGATGCATTCCGTGCGGAGTTCCCTCTGTGCTTTGGCTATTGGAAGAAATATGCAGATCATGAAGGCCGTCTAGATGGTGTCAATAAAGTTTTTGAGGTGTATGAACGGGCAGTTCTTGCAGTTACTTATTCAGTGGACATATGGTGTAATTATTGTCAGTTTGCGATCTCAACATACAATGACCCAGATGTCATCAGAAGGTAGCAATTGAATACCCAAACTATTATAATGAAGTTTTTAACTTCTTTTTATGTCTTGACTTTAGTTAACTACTGCATTTTAGGCTGTATATATATACAGGAATACATGACGAGAAGTGATTTTACAATTCTTAGTACCTGAACATGAATGCTTGATGAAATGCTTTATAATATAGCACTGTATTTTCGCAGTCGTTGTGATAGTGTAGGCCATAGAGATGTTGCATATATTCAAATTTTGGCTTAGGCAGTGTGTTATAGACTCCGTGCATGTCTGCTAGTTGTAATGACTAATCTCTCTCCATGAAGTACATAATCTGTTTGACCTTTTTCCTTTTGTAGCAGCTATAATCTGTACTCCCTTCATCTGGGTTTGTAGGGCTTGCACAGGCTTTTAGGTCCTCAACATGCTATATGCCACCGAAAGTATGTCTAGAAACTTCATTCGAATACAAATCCAGTGGTATGCTTTTGCTGGTATATACATATGTTTAGTCAAATTGTCGAGTTCGTAAAATATCCGCTCATGCCCTATAAACCTGGATAGAGGGAGTATAAGTATTTTCATATAGCCAATATTAGTCATTTAGCGCATTAACTAAGTGGCCAATTTGGAGATCACATGTTTGTGCTATACAAAGTACTGAAGTCTAGATCTTTCAAGAAAAATACAGTCCTCCTTCGTTGCAAATGTAGCTTTCACTGTTTGACCATGCAAACCACCATTCATTTAGTGTTCCTGGAACTATCTAATGTTTCTTTTTCTCGGGATTGATTGTTTCATTCTTTCATCAGCAACTAAACCCACTGTGTTTTTTCCACAGACTGTTTAATCGGGGTTTGGCATATGTTGGAACAGATTATGGTTCCAATACTTTGTGGGATGAGTACATCAAGAATGAAGAATCACTTCAAGCATGGAGTCATCTAGCTGTGGTATACACAAGAATACTAGAGCACCCTATAAAACAGCTTGATCGGTACTTTAAT
This sequence is a window from Aegilops tauschii subsp. strangulata cultivar AL8/78 chromosome 7, Aet v6.0, whole genome shotgun sequence. Protein-coding genes within it:
- the LOC109755461 gene encoding pre-mRNA-processing factor 39-1; this translates as MPTTTAPAPPPRAAARPVFFPGRIPSHHAPPPLPLRRHAGTAYWALPDAEDQRAPPPSPLDAVEAGLGSDPAEVLPPPPPHLPGGAPYDRAQTASGSAYGTSGEATGYQAAGATEDGAAAVEMADPMWDVVTLDCLDVDAWTALIEETERIAESDILKIRKVYDAFRAEFPLCFGYWKKYADHEGRLDGVNKVFEVYERAVLAVTYSVDIWCNYCQFAISTYNDPDVIRRLFNRGLAYVGTDYGSNTLWDEYIKNEESLQAWSHLAVVYTRILEHPIKQLDRYFNCVQASQNFAPDDSFIPLKNTRSKQHHHEII